The following proteins come from a genomic window of Bactrocera tryoni isolate S06 chromosome 1, CSIRO_BtryS06_freeze2, whole genome shotgun sequence:
- the LOC120782799 gene encoding adult-specific cuticular protein ACP-20, producing MQMLSCIAFTAAALVGVACAGYIPHGHASSYASVLQHTDGHYGYGSHDNSLHYAGHGYAHHDHHYEHHEPHHYPKYSFEYGVKDAHTGDHKSQWEHRDGDHVKGGYTLEEADGTTRVVEYTADDHNGFNAVVKKIGHAHHPQVYHHGAYGYDHGHAGSY from the exons atgcaaatgctcTCGTGTATCGCCTTCACCGCTGCCGCACTCGTTGGCGTCGCTTGCGCAGGATACATTCCACACGGACACGCTTCCAGTTACGCCTCGGTTCTTCAACACACTGACGGACACTATGGTTATGGCAGCCACGACAACTCTCTGCACTATGCTGGACATGGCTATGCTCACCACGACCACCACTACGAGCACCACGAACCCCACCATTATCCCAAGTACTCTTTCGAGTATGGCGTAAAGGACGCACATACCGGTGATCATAAGAGCCAATGGGAGCACCGTGACGGTGATCATGTCAAGG GAGGATATACCCTGGAGGAAGCTGATGGCACCACACGCGTTGTGGAGTACACCGCCGATGATCACAACGGCTTCAACGCGGTTGTCAAGAAAATCGGCCATGCCCACCATCCTCAGGTATATCACCATGGCGCTTATGGTTATGATCATGGTCACGCTGGTAGCTACTAA